A region of Mammaliicoccus sp. Dog046 DNA encodes the following proteins:
- a CDS encoding ABC transporter substrate-binding protein, producing the protein MKQLIQLIGISLIVGALLILSTKLIDPPPAKGKKDVIYVYNWGEYIDPALTKKFEKETGIKVVYETFDSNEAMMAKIKNGGTPYDVAVPSEYTIQKMAKEDLLIPIDHKKLSNLKNIDKDFMNLPFDPGNKYSIPYFWGTVGILYNPEKTKGIDFNSWNSLWDKRLNKDVLVVDGAREGIGFSLNSMNESLNETNPKKLEKAQNKLIKLSPNVRGVVGDEINTMMVQNESDVAVVWSGMAADIMSENDNLDFVVPKEGSNLWFDNMVIPKTAQNVEGAHKFINFILDEKNGKQNTEWVGYATPNKESYKLLDKETREDERFYPDSNIRKKLEVYKDLGKENIAKYNEAFLKFKMSLK; encoded by the coding sequence ATGAAGCAATTAATACAACTGATTGGTATCTCATTAATTGTAGGTGCTTTACTTATATTATCGACTAAACTTATCGATCCCCCGCCAGCAAAAGGAAAAAAAGATGTCATTTACGTTTATAACTGGGGAGAATATATTGACCCAGCATTAACGAAGAAGTTTGAGAAAGAAACTGGCATCAAAGTGGTATATGAAACATTTGATTCAAATGAAGCGATGATGGCAAAAATTAAAAATGGTGGAACACCTTATGATGTTGCTGTGCCAAGTGAATATACCATTCAAAAAATGGCTAAAGAGGACCTACTAATTCCAATTGACCATAAAAAATTATCAAATTTAAAAAATATAGATAAAGATTTTATGAATTTACCATTTGATCCGGGCAATAAATATTCAATACCTTATTTCTGGGGAACGGTCGGCATTCTATATAATCCTGAAAAGACAAAGGGCATTGATTTTAATTCATGGAATAGTCTATGGGATAAAAGGTTAAATAAAGATGTTCTTGTCGTTGATGGAGCAAGAGAAGGTATCGGATTTTCATTAAATAGTATGAATGAAAGTTTAAATGAAACGAATCCAAAGAAATTAGAAAAAGCTCAAAACAAACTTATAAAGTTATCTCCAAATGTTCGTGGTGTTGTCGGTGATGAAATTAACACGATGATGGTTCAAAACGAATCTGATGTCGCGGTTGTATGGAGTGGTATGGCAGCAGATATTATGAGTGAAAATGATAATTTAGATTTTGTTGTACCGAAAGAAGGATCTAATCTATGGTTTGATAATATGGTTATACCAAAGACTGCACAAAATGTAGAAGGTGCACATAAATTTATCAACTTCATATTAGATGAAAAAAATGGTAAACAGAATACTGAATGGGTCGGATATGCGACACCAAATAAAGAATCTTACAAATTGTTAGATAAAGAAACTAGAGAAGACGAAAGATTTTATCCAGATTCAAATATTAGAAAAAAATTAGAAGTTTATAAAGATTTAGGAAAAGAAAATATAGCGAAATATAACGAAGCATTTTTAAAATTTAAAATGTCGTTAAAATAA
- a CDS encoding ABC transporter permease, translating to MKITGKLYLSIVLAFLYLPIFFLIYYSFNGAGNMTHFEGFTFDHYLSVFQNKRLIVIIVNTIAVALLAASISTLIGICGAIGIHYLRNKKIKVGLLTLNNILMVSSDVVIGSSFLLLFTVIGHYTGMGLGFWSVLISHIAFCVPIVVLLVLPKLYDMNTSMIDAARDLGANSWQTLTKVVIPHILPGAIGGFFMALTYSLDDFTVSFFVTGSGFSVLSVEVYSMARKGITMEINAISTLLFLLVMILILGYYFIKRGQQKRSLKRGEN from the coding sequence ATGAAAATAACAGGAAAATTATATTTATCGATAGTACTTGCATTTTTATACTTGCCTATCTTTTTCTTAATTTATTATTCATTTAATGGCGCTGGCAATATGACGCATTTTGAAGGATTTACATTTGATCACTATTTATCCGTATTTCAAAATAAACGATTGATTGTTATTATCGTGAATACAATCGCAGTAGCGTTGTTAGCGGCAAGTATCTCAACTTTAATTGGTATTTGTGGCGCAATTGGTATTCATTATTTAAGAAATAAAAAAATCAAAGTCGGGCTATTAACATTAAATAATATTTTAATGGTAAGTTCAGATGTAGTTATTGGTTCATCATTCTTATTATTATTTACAGTGATTGGACATTATACAGGAATGGGCTTAGGTTTCTGGTCTGTATTAATTTCTCATATTGCATTTTGTGTGCCTATCGTTGTATTACTTGTATTACCAAAATTATACGATATGAATACATCAATGATTGATGCTGCAAGAGATTTAGGTGCAAATTCTTGGCAAACTTTAACGAAAGTCGTTATCCCGCATATTCTTCCAGGCGCAATCGGTGGATTCTTTATGGCGTTAACGTATTCTTTAGATGACTTTACTGTCAGCTTCTTCGTTACAGGTTCTGGCTTCAGCGTACTTTCAGTAGAAGTTTATTCTATGGCGAGAAAAGGCATAACTATGGAAATCAATGCGATTTCAACGTTACTATTCTTATTAGTAATGATATTAATTCTAGGCTATTACTTTATTAAACGTGGCCAACAGAAAAGAAGTCTAAAAAGAGGGGAGAATTAA
- a CDS encoding ABC transporter permease, whose translation MNKIKSILLVPYMIWIVLFIIVPIGMIFYASLLDIEGHFSLVNYQNFFTSSYLRMTVSSIWYASIITFFCLVISYPLALALRSAKHKEVLLLLVILPTWINLLLKTYAFIGILSHDGLLNKLLSIFHVPSTEFLFTSTAFIIVSVYIYIPFMLLPIFNSMEEIPENLLQASRDLGASHLTTFNRVIVPLTLEGVKTGIQITFIPALSLFMITRLIAGNKVVNLGTAIQEQFLVTQNYGMGSTIAVFLIIAMAFILIITKSKSEKKEV comes from the coding sequence ATGAATAAAATAAAATCCATTCTACTTGTACCTTATATGATTTGGATTGTGTTATTTATTATTGTTCCTATTGGTATGATTTTCTACGCATCGTTATTAGATATTGAAGGGCATTTTTCTTTAGTAAACTATCAGAATTTCTTTACAAGTAGCTATTTACGTATGACTGTAAGTTCTATATGGTATGCAAGTATCATTACGTTTTTCTGTTTAGTGATTAGTTATCCATTAGCGCTCGCATTAAGAAGTGCAAAGCATAAAGAAGTACTCCTTCTGCTAGTGATATTACCGACATGGATAAATTTATTGCTAAAAACATATGCATTTATTGGTATTTTAAGTCATGATGGTTTACTTAATAAATTATTAAGTATTTTCCATGTACCATCAACAGAGTTTTTATTTACAAGTACGGCATTTATCATTGTTTCGGTATATATTTATATACCGTTTATGTTGTTGCCGATATTTAATTCGATGGAAGAAATACCTGAGAATTTATTACAAGCATCAAGAGATTTAGGTGCGAGTCATTTAACAACTTTTAATCGCGTAATTGTCCCTCTAACATTAGAAGGTGTTAAGACAGGTATTCAAATTACATTTATTCCTGCTTTATCATTATTTATGATTACAAGATTAATTGCTGGGAATAAAGTCGTCAATTTAGGGACTGCGATTCAAGAGCAATTTTTAGTGACACAAAACTATGGTATGGGATCAACAATCGCCGTATTCTTAATTATTGCAATGGCATTTATCCTAATCATTACAAAATCTAAATCAGAGAAAAAGGAGGTTTAG
- a CDS encoding ABC transporter ATP-binding protein, which produces MSQSIIKFENISKNFSNTQVLDDISFEIEEGKFYTLLGPSGCGKTTILKLIAGFETATSGDILFNNKIINQVPANKRKVNTVFQDYALFPHLNVFDNVAFGLKIKKLNKSEIKNKVKEALKLVKLEGYEDRQITEMSGGQKQRVAIARALANEPEIILLDEPLSALDLKLRTEMQYELRELQQRLGITFIFVTHDQEEALAMSDYIFVMRNGKIQQSGTPVDIYDEPVNKFVADFIGESNIVSGIMKRDYVVEMYGIPYECVDAGFEKDAKVDVVIRPEDITIKSESEGRISAVVDSQLFRGVHYEICCFDAQGNEWIIQTTKKATIGETVGLYFESEAIHIMLPGETEEEFDRRIESYEDDNNE; this is translated from the coding sequence ATGTCACAATCAATTATAAAGTTTGAAAATATATCAAAAAACTTTAGTAACACTCAAGTATTAGATGATATTAGTTTTGAAATAGAGGAAGGTAAGTTCTATACTTTACTCGGTCCGTCAGGTTGCGGTAAAACGACAATATTAAAATTAATTGCGGGATTTGAAACAGCAACGAGCGGGGACATTCTATTTAATAACAAGATTATCAATCAGGTGCCTGCAAACAAAAGAAAAGTAAATACAGTGTTTCAAGATTATGCATTATTTCCTCATTTAAACGTCTTTGATAATGTAGCTTTTGGATTAAAAATCAAAAAATTAAATAAAAGTGAAATAAAAAACAAAGTAAAAGAAGCGTTGAAACTCGTTAAACTTGAAGGTTATGAAGACCGCCAAATCACTGAAATGAGTGGTGGACAAAAGCAACGTGTTGCAATTGCAAGAGCGTTAGCGAATGAACCTGAAATTATTTTACTAGATGAACCATTGTCTGCTTTAGATTTAAAGTTAAGAACAGAAATGCAATATGAATTAAGAGAACTTCAACAGAGATTAGGAATTACTTTCATATTTGTTACACATGATCAAGAAGAAGCTTTAGCAATGAGTGATTACATATTTGTCATGAGAAACGGTAAAATTCAACAAAGTGGTACACCTGTAGATATATACGATGAACCTGTAAATAAGTTTGTTGCTGATTTTATAGGTGAATCCAATATTGTGAGTGGCATAATGAAACGAGATTATGTCGTTGAAATGTATGGCATACCTTACGAATGTGTCGATGCTGGTTTCGAAAAAGATGCCAAAGTAGATGTTGTCATTCGTCCAGAAGATATAACAATCAAGTCTGAAAGTGAAGGTCGTATTTCTGCTGTTGTTGATTCTCAACTATTTAGAGGCGTACATTATGAAATATGTTGTTTTGATGCACAAGGTAATGAATGGATAATACAGACGACTAAAAAAGCAACAATTGGAGAAACGGTCGGTCTTTACTTTGAATCAGAAGCCATTCATATTATGTTACCTGGTGAAACTGAAGAAGAATTTGATCGTCGAATAGAAAGTTATGAGGATGATAACAATGAATAA
- a CDS encoding XRE family transcriptional regulator encodes MDIGEKLKNLRHQKNLTQEELGERTDLSKGYISQLERNLSSPSMETFLNILDVLGVEPSEFFNEKLYQARIYYPNNEQTLYDEYDLGYKIKWLVPDSNEFEMEPVIIQLRSGAKYKCFSPSSSETFAYVKKGEITLKLGKQTFTASQGECYYFKANEEHQFSNLSEQVAEVLIVATESYL; translated from the coding sequence ATGGATATTGGAGAAAAGCTTAAAAATTTACGCCATCAAAAAAATTTAACACAAGAAGAATTAGGTGAACGTACAGATTTATCTAAAGGTTATATATCACAATTGGAAAGAAATCTATCTTCACCATCAATGGAAACATTTTTGAATATATTAGATGTATTAGGTGTTGAACCTAGTGAATTCTTTAATGAAAAGCTATATCAAGCACGTATATATTATCCAAATAATGAGCAAACTTTATATGATGAATATGATTTAGGTTACAAAATCAAATGGTTAGTACCAGATTCAAATGAATTTGAAATGGAACCTGTAATTATTCAATTAAGAAGTGGTGCAAAGTATAAATGTTTTAGTCCTTCTTCTTCAGAAACATTTGCATATGTTAAAAAGGGAGAAATCACATTAAAATTAGGTAAACAAACATTCACTGCTAGTCAGGGAGAATGTTATTACTTTAAGGCAAATGAAGAACATCAATTTTCAAATTTGTCAGAGCAAGTTGCAGAGGTATTAATCGTAGCTACAGAATCATATTTATAG
- a CDS encoding UPF0223 family protein, which produces MEYSYPIDVDWTQEEMIQVVEFFNHIENAYEDKTDREQFANAYKNFKKIVPGKSDENNIYKEFKEASGYDGYKAIKALKEDKESSHISIK; this is translated from the coding sequence ATGGAATATAGTTATCCTATTGACGTAGATTGGACTCAAGAAGAGATGATCCAAGTCGTTGAATTTTTTAATCATATTGAAAATGCTTATGAAGATAAAACAGATAGAGAACAATTTGCCAATGCATATAAAAATTTCAAAAAAATAGTTCCTGGTAAATCTGATGAGAATAATATATACAAAGAATTTAAAGAAGCAAGTGGTTATGATGGCTATAAAGCTATTAAAGCACTTAAAGAAGATAAAGAGTCATCACACATTTCAATTAAATAA
- the lpdA gene encoding dihydrolipoyl dehydrogenase, translating into MVVGDFPIETDTIVIGAGPGGYVAAIRAAQLGQKVTIVEKGELGGVCLNVGCIPSKALLSASHRFHNAQHSEDMGVVAEKVSLNFEKVQEFKNGVVKKLTGGVAGLMKGNKIDVVNGEAYFVDENNLKVMTEKASQTYTFKNAIIATGSRPIEIPNFKFGKRVIDSTGALALQEVPEKLVVVGGGYIGSELGTAYSNFGSEVTILEGAKDILGGFEKQMTQIVKKGLKEKGVEIVTEAMAKSAEETDNGVKVTYEAGGETKEIEADYVLVTVGRRPNTDELGLEELGIKLSERGLIEVDEQSRSSIENIYAIGDIVAGPPLAHKASYEAKVAAEAISGEKSAVDYLAIPAVCFTEPELATVGHSESSAKEEGLEVKASKFPFAANGRALALNETAGFVKLVSLKENGLLVGAQVAGTGASDIIAELGLAIETGMTAEDVSLTIHAHPTLGEISMEAAEVALGTPIHTL; encoded by the coding sequence ATGGTAGTTGGAGATTTTCCTATTGAAACAGATACTATTGTAATTGGAGCAGGTCCTGGTGGTTATGTTGCAGCAATTCGTGCAGCACAATTAGGACAAAAAGTAACAATCGTTGAAAAAGGCGAATTAGGTGGCGTATGTTTAAACGTTGGTTGTATCCCATCTAAAGCATTATTATCAGCATCACACCGTTTCCATAATGCACAACATTCAGAAGATATGGGTGTAGTTGCAGAGAAAGTATCATTGAATTTTGAAAAAGTTCAAGAATTCAAAAATGGCGTTGTTAAAAAATTAACAGGCGGCGTTGCTGGATTAATGAAAGGTAACAAAATTGATGTAGTTAATGGTGAAGCTTACTTCGTAGATGAAAATAACTTAAAAGTTATGACAGAAAAAGCTTCTCAAACTTATACTTTCAAAAATGCAATCATTGCAACTGGATCACGTCCAATTGAAATTCCTAATTTCAAATTTGGTAAACGTGTTATAGATTCAACAGGTGCTTTAGCACTTCAAGAAGTTCCTGAAAAATTAGTCGTAGTTGGTGGCGGATATATCGGTTCTGAACTTGGTACTGCTTATTCTAACTTCGGTTCTGAAGTTACTATTCTTGAAGGCGCGAAAGATATCTTAGGCGGTTTCGAAAAACAAATGACTCAAATCGTTAAAAAAGGTCTAAAAGAAAAAGGCGTTGAAATCGTAACTGAAGCAATGGCTAAATCTGCTGAAGAAACTGATAATGGCGTGAAAGTTACTTATGAAGCTGGCGGAGAAACGAAAGAAATCGAAGCTGACTATGTATTAGTTACTGTAGGACGTCGTCCAAATACTGATGAATTAGGTCTTGAAGAGTTAGGTATTAAATTATCTGAACGTGGATTAATCGAAGTTGATGAACAAAGCCGTTCTTCAATCGAAAATATCTACGCGATTGGTGATATCGTAGCTGGCCCTCCACTTGCACATAAAGCAAGCTATGAAGCTAAAGTTGCTGCAGAAGCAATTTCAGGCGAAAAATCAGCGGTAGACTACTTAGCTATCCCAGCTGTATGTTTCACTGAACCTGAATTAGCGACTGTAGGACATTCTGAATCAAGTGCTAAAGAAGAAGGCTTAGAAGTTAAAGCTTCTAAATTCCCATTTGCTGCAAATGGTCGTGCTTTAGCATTAAATGAAACTGCTGGTTTCGTTAAACTTGTTTCATTAAAAGAAAATGGCTTATTAGTTGGTGCTCAAGTAGCTGGAACAGGCGCTTCAGACATCATTGCTGAATTAGGATTAGCTATTGAAACTGGAATGACTGCTGAAGATGTTTCATTAACAATTCATGCACATCCAACTTTAGGTGAAATTTCTATGGAAGCTGCTGAAGTAGCTTTAGGAACACCTATTCATACGCTATAA
- a CDS encoding dihydrolipoamide acetyltransferase family protein: MSFEFKLPDIGEGIHEGEIVKWFVKAGDEIQEDDVLCEVQNDKSVVEIPSPVAGKIEEVMVEEGTVSVVGDTIVKIDAPDAEGLQFKGHDDEEEETKEEAPAEEVKEETSAANDAEVDDSKRVIAMPSVRKFARENDVNIKAVSGSGKNGRILKEDVEAYLNGGSKSEATTEETSAATATASEETQAVQSPQVPEGEYPETREKIPAMRKAIAKAMVNSKHTAPHVTLMDEIDVQELWDHRKKFKEVAAEQGTKLTFLPYVVKALVSALKKYPALNTEFDEENGEIVHKHYYNVGIAADTDRGLLVPVVKNADHKSMFQISDEINELAVKARDGKLQANEMKGATCTISNIGSAGGQWFTPVINHPEVAILGIGRIAQKPIVKDGEIVAAPVLSLSLSFDHRQIDGATGQNAMNHIKRLLNNPELLLMEG, from the coding sequence GTGTCATTCGAATTTAAATTACCAGATATCGGTGAAGGTATCCACGAAGGTGAAATTGTAAAATGGTTTGTTAAAGCAGGAGACGAAATTCAAGAAGATGACGTTTTATGTGAAGTTCAAAATGATAAATCAGTCGTTGAAATTCCATCACCTGTTGCAGGTAAAATAGAAGAAGTTATGGTTGAAGAAGGAACTGTATCTGTTGTTGGTGATACAATTGTTAAAATTGATGCGCCAGACGCAGAAGGTTTACAATTCAAAGGCCATGATGACGAAGAAGAAGAAACGAAAGAAGAAGCACCAGCTGAAGAAGTAAAAGAAGAAACTTCAGCAGCAAATGATGCAGAAGTTGACGATTCTAAACGTGTAATCGCAATGCCTTCAGTTCGTAAATTTGCTCGTGAAAACGACGTAAACATCAAAGCAGTATCAGGATCAGGTAAAAATGGTCGTATCTTAAAAGAAGATGTTGAAGCTTACTTAAATGGTGGTTCTAAATCAGAAGCTACTACAGAAGAAACTTCAGCTGCTACTGCAACTGCAAGTGAAGAAACACAAGCTGTTCAATCTCCACAAGTTCCTGAAGGTGAATACCCAGAAACACGTGAGAAAATCCCAGCTATGCGTAAAGCAATTGCTAAAGCAATGGTTAACTCTAAACATACAGCTCCACACGTAACATTAATGGACGAAATCGATGTTCAAGAGTTATGGGATCACCGTAAAAAATTCAAAGAAGTGGCTGCTGAACAAGGCACTAAATTAACATTCTTACCATATGTTGTTAAAGCATTAGTGTCAGCACTTAAAAAATACCCAGCATTAAATACTGAGTTCGATGAAGAAAATGGTGAAATTGTTCATAAACATTACTATAATGTAGGTATAGCTGCAGATACTGATCGTGGTTTATTAGTACCAGTAGTTAAGAACGCTGACCATAAGTCAATGTTCCAAATTTCAGATGAGATCAATGAATTAGCTGTAAAAGCACGTGATGGTAAATTACAAGCTAATGAAATGAAAGGTGCAACATGTACTATCAGTAATATTGGTTCTGCAGGTGGACAATGGTTCACTCCAGTAATCAATCACCCTGAAGTTGCTATTTTAGGAATTGGTCGTATCGCTCAAAAACCTATCGTTAAAGATGGAGAAATTGTTGCGGCACCTGTATTATCATTATCACTAAGTTTTGACCATAGACAAATTGATGGCGCTACTGGTCAAAATGCAATGAACCATATTAAGAGATTATTAAATAATCCAGAATTATTATTAATGGAGGGGTAA
- a CDS encoding alpha-ketoacid dehydrogenase subunit beta, whose product MAQMTMIQAINNALQSELKRDENVLLFGEDVGVNGGVFRATEGLQKEFGEDRVFDTPLAESGIGGLALGLTLEGYRPVMEIQFFGFVFEVMDSVAGQIARHRFRSGNSKTAPITIRAPFGGGVHTPELHADNLEGLVAQSPGLKVVIPSNPYDAKGLLISAIRSNDPVVYLEHMKLYRSFREDVPEEDYEVEIGKAKVKREGTDLTIITYGAMVQESVKAAEDLEKDGYSVEVIDLITVQPLDIETIVKSVEKTNRVIVVQEAQKQAGVGANVVAEISERAVLSLEAPIARVAAADTIYPFTQAEGVWLPNKKDIVAQAKETLEF is encoded by the coding sequence ATGGCACAAATGACAATGATTCAAGCGATTAACAATGCGCTTCAAAGCGAATTAAAAAGAGACGAAAATGTTTTATTATTCGGTGAAGACGTTGGTGTAAACGGCGGAGTATTCCGTGCAACAGAAGGTTTACAAAAAGAATTCGGTGAAGATCGTGTATTCGATACACCACTTGCAGAATCTGGTATTGGTGGTTTAGCTTTAGGTTTAACGCTTGAAGGTTACCGTCCTGTCATGGAAATCCAATTCTTTGGTTTCGTATTTGAAGTTATGGACTCAGTTGCTGGGCAAATTGCACGTCATCGTTTCCGTTCAGGTAATTCAAAAACAGCTCCAATAACAATTCGCGCGCCATTCGGTGGCGGTGTTCATACACCAGAACTACATGCTGATAACTTAGAAGGTTTAGTAGCGCAATCACCTGGTTTGAAAGTTGTTATTCCTTCAAACCCATATGATGCTAAAGGACTATTAATTTCAGCTATCAGAAGTAATGACCCAGTTGTTTACTTAGAACACATGAAATTATATCGTTCATTCCGTGAAGATGTTCCGGAAGAAGATTATGAAGTTGAAATTGGTAAAGCTAAAGTTAAACGCGAAGGTACAGATTTAACAATCATCACTTACGGTGCTATGGTTCAAGAATCAGTTAAAGCTGCTGAAGATCTTGAAAAAGATGGTTACTCAGTAGAAGTTATTGATTTAATCACTGTTCAACCTTTAGATATTGAAACAATTGTTAAATCAGTTGAAAAAACTAACCGTGTGATTGTTGTTCAAGAAGCTCAAAAACAAGCTGGCGTTGGTGCAAATGTAGTAGCAGAAATTTCTGAAAGAGCTGTTCTTTCATTAGAAGCGCCTATTGCACGTGTCGCAGCTGCTGACACTATTTATCCATTCACACAAGCTGAAGGTGTTTGGTTACCAAACAAAAAAGATATCGTAGCGCAAGCTAAAGAAACATTAGAATTTTAA
- the pdhA gene encoding pyruvate dehydrogenase (acetyl-transferring) E1 component subunit alpha translates to MAPRKKAQFDAVATLNEIESKFEMVQVLDEEGNVVNNDLLPDLSDEELVELMERMVWTRVLDQRSISLNRQGRLGFYAPTAGQEASQLASHYALEKADYVLPGYRDVPQLIWHGLPLTKAFLFSRGHFIGNQFPEGVNALSPQIIIGAQFVQTAGVALGIKKRGKQNVAITYTGDGGSSQGDFYEGINFASAYKAPAIFVIQNNNYAISTPREKQTAAKTLAQKAVSAGIPGVLVDGMDALAVYAVTKQARDRAVNGDGPSLIETLTYRYGPHTMAGDDPTRYRTSDEDSDWEKKDPLVRYRKYLEAKGLWNEEKENEVMERAKEEIKAAIKEADNTPKQKVTDLMENMYEEMPYNLAEQYEIYKEKESK, encoded by the coding sequence ATGGCTCCGAGAAAAAAAGCCCAATTCGATGCAGTAGCGACTTTAAATGAAATAGAGTCTAAATTTGAAATGGTTCAAGTATTAGATGAAGAAGGAAACGTCGTAAATAATGATTTATTACCGGACTTATCAGATGAAGAACTTGTAGAATTAATGGAAAGAATGGTTTGGACACGAGTACTTGATCAACGTTCTATCTCATTAAATAGACAAGGTCGTTTAGGTTTCTATGCACCAACAGCAGGACAAGAAGCTTCACAATTAGCTTCACATTATGCACTAGAGAAAGCAGACTATGTTTTACCAGGTTACCGTGATGTACCTCAATTAATCTGGCACGGTTTACCATTAACTAAAGCATTCTTATTCTCACGTGGACACTTTATTGGTAACCAATTCCCAGAAGGTGTTAATGCATTAAGTCCACAAATCATCATCGGTGCACAATTTGTGCAAACAGCTGGTGTTGCTTTAGGAATTAAAAAACGTGGTAAGCAAAATGTAGCAATTACTTATACAGGTGACGGTGGTTCATCACAAGGTGATTTCTATGAAGGTATTAACTTTGCATCTGCATATAAAGCACCTGCAATTTTCGTAATTCAAAATAACAACTATGCAATCTCAACACCACGTGAAAAACAAACTGCAGCTAAAACATTAGCTCAAAAAGCAGTTTCAGCTGGTATTCCAGGCGTTCTTGTTGACGGTATGGATGCTCTTGCAGTATATGCTGTTACTAAACAAGCGCGTGATCGTGCAGTAAATGGTGACGGTCCATCATTAATTGAAACATTAACTTATCGTTATGGTCCACATACAATGGCTGGTGATGATCCAACACGTTACAGAACTTCTGATGAAGATTCAGATTGGGAAAAGAAAGATCCATTAGTACGTTATAGAAAATATCTAGAAGCTAAAGGCTTATGGAATGAAGAAAAAGAAAACGAAGTAATGGAAAGAGCAAAAGAAGAAATCAAAGCAGCTATCAAAGAGGCAGACAATACGCCTAAACAAAAAGTTACAGACTTAATGGAAAACATGTATGAAGAAATGCCTTACAACTTAGCTGAGCAATATGAAATTTACAAAGAGAAGGAGTCGAAATAA
- a CDS encoding YkyA family protein, with protein sequence MKGMKMLMLTMTTALTFTACSPSKDSLETFNNKINKAQQEENIIVDLNEKMKKAENEKTKKIKSLDEAKGQDYRNKAQSIVDNIDKRESLVEDEQKAMNKSQKIYSESKSELKKIKDQSQRKEAKELMDELENKYKAHDKVVEGYNKSLDKEKELFSYLAKEKATQDGTNKRAKALTDENKNTAKVVSDYQNQVKKVMKEKKDIEQYLEA encoded by the coding sequence ATGAAAGGTATGAAAATGTTAATGTTGACGATGACAACTGCATTAACTTTCACAGCATGTAGTCCGTCAAAAGATTCACTTGAAACATTTAATAATAAAATCAACAAAGCACAACAAGAAGAAAATATAATCGTTGATTTAAATGAAAAAATGAAGAAAGCTGAAAATGAAAAAACGAAAAAAATAAAATCATTAGATGAAGCAAAAGGTCAAGATTATAGAAATAAAGCACAAAGTATCGTTGATAATATCGATAAAAGAGAATCATTGGTTGAAGATGAACAAAAAGCAATGAACAAATCTCAAAAAATATATTCTGAATCTAAAAGTGAATTGAAAAAGATAAAAGATCAGTCTCAACGTAAAGAAGCAAAAGAATTAATGGACGAACTTGAAAATAAATATAAAGCGCATGACAAAGTGGTCGAAGGTTATAACAAATCACTCGACAAAGAAAAAGAATTATTTAGTTACTTAGCAAAAGAAAAAGCGACACAAGATGGAACGAATAAAAGAGCTAAAGCACTCACTGATGAAAATAAGAATACAGCTAAAGTTGTTTCAGATTATCAAAATCAAGTTAAAAAGGTAATGAAAGAGAAGAAAGATATTGAGCAATACTTAGAAGCATAA